One segment of Mycolicibacterium baixiangningiae DNA contains the following:
- a CDS encoding acyl-CoA dehydrogenase family protein, giving the protein MSPDALVGIDALLNDEERQIRDTVRSLVKRRIAPEIATWYENGELPARELARELGDLGLLGMHLEGYGCAGTSAVAYGLACLELEAGDSGIRSLVSVQGSLAMYAIHAYGSEEQKQQWLPRMAAGAAIGCFGLTEPDHGSDPAGMRTRAARDGDDWILNGAKMWITNGSVADVAVIWARSEDGVRGFAVPTDTPGFSAHTIKSKMSLRASVTSELVLEDVRLPDSARLPGATSLRAPLSCLNEARFGIVFGALGAARDCLETALDYSRSRRQFDRAIAGFQLTQQKLADMTLEYGKGVLLALHLGRLKDAGDIAGHQVSLGKLNSVREALTIARTARTILGASGITSEYPVMRHANNLESVLTYEGTSEMHTLIIGQALTGLSAFR; this is encoded by the coding sequence ATGTCGCCCGACGCACTGGTCGGGATCGACGCGCTGCTCAACGACGAGGAGCGCCAGATCCGCGATACCGTGCGGTCGCTCGTCAAGCGCCGGATCGCCCCGGAGATCGCCACCTGGTACGAGAACGGTGAGCTGCCCGCCCGCGAACTGGCCCGCGAGCTCGGCGATCTCGGCCTGCTCGGGATGCACCTCGAGGGCTACGGCTGCGCGGGCACCTCGGCCGTGGCCTACGGTCTGGCCTGCCTCGAGCTGGAAGCCGGCGACTCCGGCATCCGGTCACTGGTCAGCGTGCAGGGCTCGCTGGCGATGTACGCCATCCACGCCTACGGCAGCGAAGAGCAGAAGCAGCAGTGGCTGCCCCGGATGGCGGCAGGCGCAGCCATCGGCTGCTTCGGCCTGACCGAACCCGACCACGGCTCCGACCCGGCCGGCATGCGGACCCGTGCGGCCCGCGACGGGGACGACTGGATCCTCAACGGCGCGAAGATGTGGATCACCAACGGGTCGGTCGCCGACGTCGCGGTCATATGGGCGCGCAGCGAGGACGGCGTCCGCGGCTTCGCCGTCCCCACCGACACCCCCGGCTTCAGCGCCCACACCATCAAGTCCAAGATGTCGCTGCGGGCGTCGGTGACCAGCGAACTGGTACTCGAGGACGTCCGGCTGCCCGACAGCGCGCGGCTGCCCGGCGCCACCAGCCTGCGGGCCCCGCTGAGCTGTCTGAACGAGGCCCGGTTCGGCATCGTGTTCGGCGCGCTCGGCGCCGCCCGCGACTGCCTGGAGACCGCGCTGGACTACTCGCGCTCACGGCGTCAGTTCGATCGGGCCATCGCGGGATTCCAGCTCACCCAGCAGAAGCTCGCCGACATGACGCTCGAATACGGCAAGGGCGTGCTGCTCGCGCTGCACCTCGGCCGGCTCAAGGACGCCGGCGACATCGCCGGGCACCAGGTGAGCCTCGGCAAGCTCAACAGCGTCCGCGAGGCGCTGACCATCGCCCGCACGGCCCGCACCATCCTCGGCGCCAGCGGCATCACCTCGGAGTATCCGGTGATGCGCCATGCCAACAATCTCGAATCGGTGCTGACCTACGAGGGCACCAGCGAGATGCATACTCTCATCATCGGCCAGGCGTTGACGGGACTGTCCGCGTTCCGCTGA
- a CDS encoding amidohydrolase family protein — translation MTTLLVQDIGLLIHGDPDVAPLRDTTVVIEDGVITGIGTDHPAPDQVLSAGGLTVMPGLVDGHVHPTFGEWTPAQDAIGWIGNYLHGGTTSMVSAGELHIPGLAFDALTPELVLSIAITSKHTTGRMRPSGVKVNAGTVLLVPGMTEEHFDRAHAEGIDQLKFIFYDWNRLGDGEAQRYMQWAHDRGMTVKMHSGGVSRSGSSRVAGSDVVLAVQPDIVGHISGGPIPAPDADIAAIIADLPSAYVEVCSSNNYRATKFVAEQLTERDQVHRLTLGTDTPGGTGVIPRGMLRNICYLASVCGLDPVDAVAAATGQTARAHGLDTGVVAEGRPADLLVLGPITGSVATDALECFALGDLPGIATVLVDGVALVETRSQQTPPPSRAVTWTRPAAQPRLPAPATRSTGCC, via the coding sequence GTGACGACACTGCTCGTGCAGGACATCGGGCTGCTGATCCACGGCGACCCCGACGTCGCCCCGCTGCGCGACACCACCGTGGTCATCGAGGACGGGGTGATCACCGGCATCGGTACCGACCATCCCGCTCCCGACCAGGTGCTGTCGGCCGGCGGCCTCACCGTGATGCCGGGCCTCGTCGACGGCCACGTCCACCCGACGTTCGGGGAGTGGACACCGGCGCAGGACGCGATCGGGTGGATCGGCAACTACCTGCACGGCGGCACCACGTCGATGGTCTCCGCGGGCGAACTGCACATCCCGGGCCTGGCGTTCGACGCCCTCACCCCGGAATTGGTGCTCTCGATCGCGATCACGTCGAAGCACACCACCGGCCGGATGCGGCCCTCGGGCGTCAAGGTGAACGCCGGCACGGTACTGCTGGTGCCGGGCATGACCGAAGAGCACTTCGACCGGGCCCACGCCGAGGGCATCGACCAGCTCAAGTTCATCTTCTACGACTGGAATCGCTTGGGGGACGGGGAAGCTCAGCGCTATATGCAGTGGGCCCACGACCGAGGTATGACGGTCAAGATGCACTCGGGCGGCGTCTCGCGGTCGGGGTCGAGTCGGGTGGCGGGCAGCGACGTCGTGCTGGCCGTACAGCCCGACATCGTCGGCCACATCTCGGGTGGACCGATTCCCGCGCCCGACGCCGACATCGCCGCGATCATCGCCGACCTGCCGTCGGCGTACGTGGAGGTGTGCAGCTCGAACAACTACCGCGCCACCAAGTTCGTCGCCGAACAACTGACGGAGCGCGACCAGGTGCACCGCCTCACCCTCGGCACCGACACCCCCGGCGGCACCGGCGTCATCCCGCGCGGCATGCTGCGCAACATCTGCTATCTCGCCTCGGTGTGCGGGCTCGATCCGGTCGACGCGGTGGCCGCCGCGACCGGCCAGACCGCCCGCGCCCACGGACTGGACACCGGGGTGGTGGCCGAGGGCCGGCCCGCCGATCTCCTCGTGCTCGGCCCGATCACCGGATCGGTGGCCACCGACGCGCTCGAATGCTTCGCGCTCGGTGACCTTCCCGGCATCGCGACGGTCCTCGTCGACGGTGTCGCGCTGGTCGAGACCCGCAGCCAGCAGACACCCCCGCCGAGCCGTGCGGTCACGTGGACACGCCCCGCCGCGCAGCCGCGGCTGCCCGCCCCCGCCACCCGCAGCACCGGTTGCTGCTGA
- a CDS encoding FUSC family protein, with product MRPRAALPALLQPVGRSRWGMAAALACALGLLLIVPQLQGRPAFGSALALGFVLTAVPSLPTTWPAALTTIAARAAAVLVAGALVVACGGHPAALAVATVVAAVSGALIDRVGATAGLAVVLIAVDAGPHPSLADLSAYAIGAGAVSAAWAVWWFSANTTAALRNRPHDAEEPAARSLDRAHAARVATVVAVAVVVAGWLPDDAVGGHWLVTSVLLTIQPGRSATRTRLVQRLCGNTAGATLAAALLGAHPAAPVAVAVTVLLFLLAVALRPVNYTWWAITGPPVLLVVSEYPHWFPWYEGGVRLGMNLAGAAIVVAVVFIVPKAWAAFPRPAPIR from the coding sequence ATGCGGCCCCGTGCCGCGCTGCCGGCGCTCCTGCAGCCGGTGGGGCGCAGCAGGTGGGGGATGGCGGCCGCGCTCGCCTGCGCGCTCGGCCTGCTGCTGATCGTTCCGCAGCTACAGGGCAGGCCGGCGTTCGGCTCGGCGCTTGCGCTGGGCTTCGTCCTCACCGCCGTGCCGTCGCTTCCCACGACGTGGCCCGCGGCGCTGACGACCATTGCGGCCCGTGCGGCCGCCGTGCTCGTTGCCGGCGCCCTCGTCGTCGCCTGTGGCGGCCATCCCGCCGCCCTGGCCGTGGCGACCGTGGTCGCCGCGGTATCCGGCGCGCTCATCGACCGAGTCGGCGCCACCGCCGGCCTGGCAGTCGTGCTGATCGCCGTCGACGCCGGTCCGCACCCGTCTCTCGCCGACCTGTCGGCATACGCGATCGGGGCGGGCGCGGTGTCCGCCGCGTGGGCGGTGTGGTGGTTCAGCGCCAATACGACTGCGGCGCTGAGAAATCGGCCGCATGATGCAGAGGAGCCGGCCGCGCGGTCACTCGACCGCGCGCACGCCGCCCGGGTGGCCACCGTGGTGGCGGTGGCGGTCGTGGTGGCGGGGTGGCTGCCCGACGATGCGGTGGGCGGGCACTGGCTGGTGACGAGCGTGCTGCTCACCATCCAGCCGGGCCGGTCGGCGACCCGGACGCGCCTGGTGCAACGGCTGTGCGGCAACACCGCCGGGGCCACGCTCGCCGCGGCCCTGCTCGGCGCCCATCCGGCGGCGCCGGTCGCGGTCGCGGTGACAGTGCTGCTGTTCCTGCTGGCGGTCGCGCTGCGGCCGGTGAACTACACGTGGTGGGCGATCACGGGCCCGCCCGTGCTGCTCGTGGTCAGCGAGTACCCGCACTGGTTCCCGTGGTACGAGGGCGGGGTGCGCCTGGGGATGAACCTCGCCGGCGCCGCGATCGTCGTGGCCGTCGTTTTCATCGTGCCGAAGGCGTGGGCGGCCTTCCCTCGTCCCGCCCCGATCCGATAA
- a CDS encoding (2Fe-2S)-binding protein, whose amino-acid sequence MSESPAAVAVSVTVNGRPVSRSVPPRLTLADFLRDELGLTGTHLGCEHGVCGACTVFVDGRSARACLTLTAQVDGARVDTVEGLEVFEETARLREAFSERGGLQCGFCTPGFLVTAVELLRDTDADKPLSEESVREALSGNICRCTGYQGIVQAVLDAATPPE is encoded by the coding sequence ATGTCTGAGAGTCCCGCGGCCGTCGCGGTGTCGGTCACCGTCAACGGCCGACCGGTGTCCCGCTCGGTGCCGCCGAGGCTCACCCTGGCCGACTTCCTGCGCGACGAACTCGGCCTCACGGGTACGCATCTGGGCTGTGAGCACGGGGTGTGCGGAGCCTGCACCGTATTCGTCGACGGTCGCAGCGCGCGGGCCTGTCTGACGCTGACGGCGCAGGTGGACGGCGCGCGCGTCGACACCGTCGAGGGGCTGGAGGTTTTCGAGGAGACGGCCCGGCTGCGCGAGGCGTTCAGCGAACGCGGTGGTCTCCAGTGCGGCTTCTGCACACCGGGTTTTCTGGTCACCGCGGTCGAGTTGTTGCGCGACACCGACGCCGACAAGCCACTCTCGGAGGAATCGGTGCGGGAAGCGTTGTCCGGCAACATCTGCCGCTGCACCGGTTACCAGGGCATCGTGCAGGCGGTGCTCGACGCGGCGACCCCGCCGGAGTAA
- a CDS encoding FAD binding domain-containing protein — protein sequence MKPAEFAYHRPASVAEALNLLAAHPDAKLLAGGQSLLTLMNLRLARPSAVIDIGRLAELTRIFDDTDDLILGALVTHRTVEVDPQIAARAPLLADAARYIGHVGIRNRGTIGGSIAHADPAAEMPLVTLVLDATFHVESALSGRRTVAAEDMFVSFYTNGLESHEMLTWISVPTIRPGQGWGFVEYAPQHGDYGLAGAGCLLTLRPDGTVDGVRAALLSAADRPLLFLGDEAAGSRPTQALWRDLAQAWSARTDPAAEDTDYIRRLCAEALVEALTAATARAAREQEAAHV from the coding sequence GTGAAGCCCGCCGAATTCGCCTATCACCGGCCGGCATCGGTCGCCGAGGCGCTCAACCTGCTGGCGGCCCACCCCGATGCGAAGCTGCTGGCGGGCGGTCAGTCGCTGCTGACCCTGATGAACCTGCGGCTGGCCCGGCCATCGGCGGTCATCGACATCGGCCGACTCGCCGAGCTCACCCGGATCTTCGACGACACCGACGATCTGATCCTCGGCGCGCTCGTCACCCACCGCACTGTCGAAGTCGATCCGCAAATCGCCGCGCGCGCACCGCTGCTCGCGGATGCGGCCCGCTACATCGGCCACGTCGGCATCCGCAACCGCGGCACCATCGGCGGGTCCATCGCCCACGCCGACCCCGCGGCCGAGATGCCCCTGGTGACACTGGTTCTCGACGCGACCTTCCACGTGGAGTCGGCGCTGTCCGGGCGGAGAACCGTCGCCGCCGAGGACATGTTCGTGTCGTTCTACACCAACGGGCTGGAATCCCACGAGATGCTGACCTGGATATCGGTGCCCACGATCCGGCCGGGCCAGGGGTGGGGCTTCGTCGAATACGCCCCGCAGCACGGTGATTACGGTCTGGCCGGTGCCGGCTGCCTGCTCACGCTGCGTCCCGACGGGACCGTGGACGGGGTGCGCGCGGCCCTGCTCAGCGCCGCTGACCGGCCGTTGCTGTTCCTCGGCGACGAGGCCGCTGGATCGCGGCCCACACAGGCACTGTGGCGCGATCTCGCGCAGGCGTGGTCGGCACGTACAGACCCGGCGGCCGAGGACACCGACTACATCCGGCGACTGTGTGCCGAAGCGCTCGTCGAGGCACTCACCGCCGCCACCGCGCGTGCGGCGCGAGAACAGGAGGCCGCCCATGTCTGA
- a CDS encoding xanthine dehydrogenase family protein molybdopterin-binding subunit, translated as MGETATLSYIGTSVRRREDDRMLAGHGRFLADRAAGAHHAVFVRSSEAHARINHIDTAAAARMPGVLGVYTAADLGLTGVAIPALTTPNPAFTAATNCFLADQRLPVLAADTVHYIGQPIAVLIAEDRYRAEDALEAIDIDYTPLPVVTDPAYALGPDSAVLFGHLGSNEAARLEFSFGAPELAFSGAEHVVEGTYRMNRHGAIPLEGRGVRAAFDAQRQRVELLTSTQIPHTVRDAICAVTGWTPQDITVAVPDVGGGFGTKANVYAEEIALAVLARHTGVPVIWVEDRQEHLVASAQGRDQIHHTRMALDADGHILAWEDSFVADIGAGSLWVAGIVANTAIHLLGPYRIPAAHITGRAALTNKTLTAQYRGAGRPEATFALERSLDAAARRLGLSAEEIRRRNLLTAADLPYSRPLPYRDGVPISFDGGDYLACLESVSNLLPRNEVDRCAAEHPDHRIGYGLSSYLEATGRGPHETARIRLLADGGFEVTAGAAAAGQGHETVFAQVAAEALGVPMECVRYVPSDTERLPEGVGTFASRSAILAGSAVHEAAGKLVGVAVEHVRRLLGVDGPIDYAHGVFRAGPRALSWLEIARAQTVGGDAESGQALDVTAVFRVETVTWTMGVHAAIVGVHRRTGLVKVLRYAVSHEGGREINPRIVEGQIIGGVAQGLGGALFEQWRYSDAGQPLSTTFAAYHLPLSTDVPRVAVEHRHVDTPVNPIGVRGAGESGTIAVYAAVASAVDDALDGAVHVDSTPIRPGDLCRALAGAAS; from the coding sequence GTGGGAGAAACGGCTACATTGAGCTACATCGGCACGTCGGTGCGGCGCCGCGAGGACGACCGGATGCTCGCGGGGCACGGCCGGTTTCTCGCCGACCGCGCGGCGGGCGCCCACCACGCGGTCTTCGTGCGGTCCAGTGAGGCGCACGCCCGCATCAACCACATCGACACCGCCGCCGCGGCCCGGATGCCCGGTGTCCTCGGGGTCTACACCGCGGCCGACCTCGGGCTGACAGGCGTGGCGATCCCCGCCCTGACCACCCCCAACCCCGCTTTCACCGCGGCGACGAACTGCTTCTTGGCCGACCAGCGCCTGCCGGTGCTCGCCGCCGACACGGTGCACTACATCGGCCAGCCGATCGCGGTGCTGATCGCCGAGGACCGTTACCGCGCCGAGGACGCGCTGGAAGCGATCGACATCGACTACACCCCGCTGCCCGTGGTCACCGATCCGGCGTACGCCCTGGGCCCCGACAGCGCCGTGCTCTTCGGACATCTGGGCTCGAATGAGGCGGCCCGCCTGGAGTTCTCATTCGGTGCGCCCGAACTGGCTTTCTCCGGTGCCGAGCACGTCGTCGAGGGCACCTACCGGATGAACCGCCACGGGGCGATCCCGCTCGAAGGCCGGGGGGTGCGCGCGGCATTCGACGCCCAGCGGCAGCGGGTCGAGCTGTTGACCTCCACCCAGATCCCCCACACCGTGCGCGACGCGATCTGCGCCGTGACGGGCTGGACCCCGCAGGACATCACGGTGGCGGTACCCGATGTCGGTGGCGGTTTCGGCACCAAGGCCAATGTCTACGCCGAAGAGATCGCCTTGGCTGTGCTGGCCCGCCACACCGGCGTCCCGGTCATCTGGGTCGAAGACCGTCAGGAACACCTCGTTGCCAGCGCCCAGGGGCGCGACCAGATCCACCACACCCGCATGGCACTCGACGCCGACGGCCACATCCTGGCGTGGGAGGACTCGTTCGTCGCCGACATCGGCGCAGGCAGCCTATGGGTGGCGGGAATCGTGGCGAACACCGCGATCCACCTGCTCGGCCCGTACCGGATCCCCGCCGCCCACATCACGGGACGGGCGGCGCTGACCAACAAGACGCTCACCGCGCAGTACCGCGGGGCGGGCCGACCCGAGGCCACCTTCGCCCTCGAACGGAGCCTCGACGCCGCCGCCCGCCGGCTCGGGTTGAGCGCCGAGGAGATCCGGCGACGCAATCTGCTCACCGCCGCCGACCTGCCCTACTCCCGTCCGCTGCCGTACCGCGACGGCGTGCCTATCTCCTTCGACGGCGGCGACTACCTCGCCTGCCTGGAGTCGGTGTCGAATCTGCTGCCGCGCAACGAGGTTGATCGGTGTGCCGCCGAACATCCAGACCACCGCATCGGTTACGGGCTGTCCTCGTACCTCGAGGCCACCGGGCGCGGACCGCATGAAACCGCGCGCATCCGCCTGCTCGCCGACGGCGGATTCGAGGTCACCGCCGGCGCCGCCGCCGCAGGGCAGGGCCACGAGACCGTTTTCGCGCAGGTGGCGGCCGAGGCGCTGGGCGTGCCGATGGAGTGCGTACGGTACGTGCCGTCGGACACCGAGCGGCTGCCCGAAGGGGTGGGCACGTTCGCGAGCCGCTCGGCGATCCTGGCCGGCTCCGCGGTGCACGAGGCGGCCGGGAAACTGGTCGGGGTCGCGGTGGAACACGTGCGGAGACTGCTCGGCGTGGACGGCCCGATCGACTACGCGCACGGCGTGTTCCGCGCCGGGCCCCGCGCGCTGAGCTGGCTGGAGATCGCCCGCGCCCAAACCGTCGGCGGGGACGCCGAGAGCGGGCAGGCCCTCGACGTCACCGCCGTGTTCCGGGTGGAGACCGTGACGTGGACGATGGGCGTGCACGCCGCGATCGTCGGCGTGCACCGGCGCACCGGCCTGGTGAAGGTGCTGCGCTACGCGGTGTCCCACGAGGGCGGTCGAGAAATCAACCCCCGCATCGTCGAAGGCCAGATCATCGGTGGGGTCGCGCAGGGGCTCGGCGGCGCGCTGTTCGAGCAGTGGCGGTACTCCGACGCCGGCCAACCCCTGTCGACGACGTTCGCGGCCTATCATCTTCCCCTCTCGACCGACGTGCCTCGGGTGGCTGTCGAACACCGTCACGTCGACACCCCGGTCAACCCGATCGGGGTGCGGGGCGCGGGGGAGAGCGGCACGATCGCGGTCTACGCCGCCGTGGCGAGTGCGGTCGACGACGCGCTCGACGGCGCCGTCCACGTCGACAGCACACCGATCCGCCCAGGCGACCTGTGCCGAGCACTGGCCGGGGCAGCCTCGTGA
- a CDS encoding ABC transporter permease: protein MTATLPRSEAAPKSRRARSLLGNQFVGAVALAVVVAIGWEIMSSLTFVIPSPVQTLTVLVENLSDPSYLFDLRVTAQAVFLAFVIGTAVGGGIGLLLGLSSLMRRLLEPLIIMLNGIPKIVLYPVLLPIFSLSGSKVVMGVLFALFPVLINVSTGVQEIPRVYWKLARSVRANAWQTLVHIIFPAIRRPLLTGIRLAVSLAVVGVVLSEFFATRRGLGRVVLQSYSHGDYPSMVATIMLLITISFAISVALWQWEKRLH, encoded by the coding sequence ATGACCGCCACACTGCCGCGCAGCGAGGCCGCACCGAAGTCCCGGCGGGCCCGCTCGCTGCTGGGCAATCAGTTCGTCGGCGCGGTCGCGCTGGCCGTCGTGGTGGCGATCGGCTGGGAGATCATGTCCAGCCTCACCTTCGTCATCCCGTCTCCGGTGCAGACCCTCACGGTGCTCGTCGAGAACCTGTCGGACCCCAGCTATCTGTTCGATCTGCGGGTGACCGCGCAGGCGGTGTTCCTGGCGTTCGTGATCGGCACCGCCGTCGGCGGCGGCATCGGTCTGTTGCTGGGTCTGTCATCGTTGATGCGCCGGCTGCTCGAGCCGCTGATCATCATGCTCAACGGCATTCCGAAGATCGTCTTGTACCCGGTGCTGCTGCCCATCTTCAGCCTGAGCGGATCGAAAGTCGTGATGGGCGTGTTGTTCGCGCTCTTCCCGGTGTTGATCAACGTCTCCACCGGTGTGCAGGAGATCCCGCGGGTGTACTGGAAATTGGCGCGCTCGGTGCGGGCGAACGCATGGCAGACGTTGGTACACATCATCTTCCCGGCGATCCGGCGGCCGCTGCTCACCGGTATCCGGCTGGCCGTCAGCCTGGCCGTCGTAGGTGTGGTGCTCTCCGAGTTCTTCGCCACGCGCCGCGGGCTCGGCCGGGTGGTGCTGCAGTCCTACAGCCACGGGGACTATCCATCGATGGTGGCGACGATCATGCTGCTGATCACCATCTCGTTCGCGATCTCGGTGGCGTTGTGGCAGTGGGAGAAACGGCTACATTGA
- a CDS encoding ABC transporter permease, with the protein MTASSLAEDDLPTETMPPHSTGPGPARRPRKMGDALVSVLSTVALIALFIVFAEIGAAAGWWSERVLPAPSTIFGELPVLFGDSQFWLDARRTGMEVAVSIVAGSLLGFAAGLTFWKLPLVGRVFEPYLVSFYAVPMVLFYPVMIVLVGINAMSVIILATIMAAIPMALNTAVGLNTMPPVYMKLARSLNASPRQTLFAIAVPAAGPFIVAGLRLAVVYALIGTIAMEFTTAQAGLGYRIRYLYEIFDNTLMFAYIAVVLALSMILTVLLALVERVLLRGRKA; encoded by the coding sequence ATGACGGCGTCGTCCCTGGCCGAAGACGATCTGCCCACCGAGACCATGCCACCACATTCCACCGGGCCCGGCCCCGCCCGCCGTCCGCGGAAGATGGGCGACGCGCTGGTCAGCGTCCTGTCCACCGTTGCGCTGATCGCACTGTTCATCGTGTTCGCCGAGATCGGGGCGGCAGCGGGTTGGTGGAGCGAGCGGGTGCTGCCTGCGCCGTCGACCATCTTCGGCGAACTGCCCGTGCTGTTCGGCGATTCCCAGTTCTGGTTGGACGCCCGCCGCACCGGTATGGAGGTCGCCGTCTCGATCGTGGCGGGCAGCCTGCTGGGCTTCGCCGCGGGTCTGACGTTCTGGAAGCTGCCGTTGGTGGGCCGGGTGTTCGAGCCCTACCTGGTGTCGTTCTACGCGGTGCCGATGGTGCTGTTCTATCCGGTGATGATCGTGCTCGTCGGCATCAATGCGATGTCGGTGATCATCCTGGCGACCATCATGGCCGCCATCCCGATGGCGCTCAACACCGCCGTCGGCCTGAACACGATGCCGCCGGTGTACATGAAGCTGGCCCGATCGCTCAATGCCTCCCCGCGCCAGACCCTGTTCGCCATCGCGGTCCCGGCGGCCGGGCCGTTCATCGTCGCCGGGCTGCGCCTGGCCGTGGTGTACGCGCTGATCGGCACGATCGCGATGGAGTTCACCACCGCCCAGGCCGGGCTCGGCTACCGCATCCGATACCTGTACGAAATCTTCGACAACACACTGATGTTCGCCTACATCGCCGTGGTGCTGGCGCTGTCGATGATCCTGACAGTGCTGCTCGCGCTCGTCGAGCGGGTCCTGCTGCGGGGGAGGAAGGCATGA
- a CDS encoding ABC transporter ATP-binding protein, with amino-acid sequence MRGVSVVFDSPAGEVTAVTGIDQDVSHGSFVSIVGPSGCGKSTLLAVIAGLQRATAGHVSVAGKTVTGPDPKIGVVFQEDSTLPWRTVEDNVSFAMEMIGTPKAERRQRAKEAVDLVGLSGFEKSYPSQLSGGMRQRVALARTLAVQPEVVLMDEPFAALDQQTRLFLGAEVRQIWARTHQTIVFVTHDISEAILLSQQVWVMSYRPGSIIDVVDIDLPAERDAGVVSTPRFNELHNRIWGSLQAESMRGFRQQETAAT; translated from the coding sequence ATGCGAGGCGTGTCCGTGGTGTTCGATTCCCCGGCGGGCGAGGTCACCGCCGTCACCGGCATCGACCAGGACGTGTCCCACGGCAGCTTCGTGTCCATCGTCGGGCCGAGCGGTTGTGGCAAGTCCACGCTGCTCGCCGTCATCGCCGGTCTGCAGCGGGCCACCGCCGGCCATGTCAGTGTGGCGGGCAAGACGGTGACGGGACCGGACCCCAAAATCGGCGTTGTCTTCCAAGAGGACTCGACGTTGCCGTGGCGCACCGTCGAGGACAATGTCAGCTTCGCCATGGAGATGATCGGCACCCCGAAGGCCGAACGCCGCCAGCGCGCGAAGGAGGCCGTCGACCTGGTCGGCCTCAGTGGGTTCGAGAAGTCGTATCCTTCACAGCTTTCCGGCGGAATGCGGCAGCGCGTCGCACTCGCGCGCACGCTGGCGGTCCAGCCGGAGGTGGTTCTGATGGATGAGCCGTTCGCCGCACTCGACCAGCAGACCCGGCTCTTCCTCGGCGCCGAGGTCCGCCAGATCTGGGCTCGCACGCACCAGACGATCGTCTTCGTCACCCACGACATCAGCGAGGCGATCCTGTTGTCACAGCAGGTCTGGGTGATGTCCTACCGGCCGGGTTCGATCATCGACGTCGTCGACATCGACCTGCCGGCGGAACGGGACGCCGGCGTGGTGTCGACCCCCCGCTTCAACGAACTGCACAACCGCATCTGGGGTTCGCTGCAGGCCGAGTCGATGCGCGGGTTCCGCCAGCAGGAGACGGCGGCCACATGA
- a CDS encoding ABC transporter substrate-binding protein — MIWSPKALPALLAAGALLLGATACADESAEPAAQGTDELSISATGVDSLPFMAILQAGIDKGWFEEEGLKVDLYSGGGGGNTMRVVTSGDADMAIAGNTSVLLAAKQADSNLKVVAPWFQVNDFSWISPPGRTIEGATLGFSSAGSSTELVVKALEKKLGVKAQAVGPMGDNWTAAKAGQITAGWAMQPFIADKQATDNAEVLVKSRDVIGDMPADLVAVNGDYAEANGENLTAFFRVADRLNKWVVENPDEAGAELGPLVGVSPQVMTDALRNTPDIEKGYSLTVDPAGLKNLSDLMVAAGQISEPVDWATVLDQQYLPEDARTEF; from the coding sequence ATGATCTGGTCCCCCAAAGCTCTTCCCGCCCTCCTCGCCGCCGGCGCGCTCCTTCTGGGAGCCACCGCGTGCGCCGATGAATCCGCCGAACCCGCCGCCCAGGGCACCGACGAGTTGAGTATCTCGGCGACGGGCGTCGACAGCCTGCCGTTCATGGCCATTCTGCAGGCCGGCATCGACAAGGGCTGGTTCGAGGAGGAGGGCCTCAAGGTCGACCTCTACTCCGGCGGTGGTGGCGGCAACACGATGCGCGTCGTCACCAGCGGTGACGCTGACATGGCAATCGCCGGCAACACCTCGGTGCTGCTGGCCGCCAAGCAGGCGGATTCGAACCTGAAAGTCGTCGCGCCGTGGTTCCAGGTCAACGACTTCTCGTGGATCTCGCCGCCCGGACGCACGATCGAGGGCGCCACGCTCGGCTTCAGCTCGGCGGGCTCGTCCACGGAGCTCGTGGTCAAGGCCCTTGAAAAGAAGCTCGGCGTCAAGGCCCAGGCCGTCGGCCCGATGGGCGACAACTGGACCGCCGCCAAGGCCGGCCAGATCACCGCCGGGTGGGCCATGCAGCCGTTCATCGCCGACAAGCAGGCCACCGACAACGCCGAGGTCCTGGTGAAGTCGCGGGACGTCATCGGCGACATGCCCGCCGACCTGGTGGCCGTCAACGGCGACTACGCCGAGGCCAACGGAGAGAACCTCACGGCCTTCTTCCGCGTCGCCGACCGCCTCAACAAGTGGGTGGTCGAGAACCCCGATGAGGCCGGCGCCGAACTCGGCCCCCTGGTCGGGGTGAGCCCGCAGGTGATGACCGATGCGCTGCGCAACACCCCCGACATCGAGAAGGGCTACTCGCTCACCGTCGATCCGGCGGGGCTGAAGAACCTGTCCGATCTCATGGTCGCCGCCGGACAGATCTCCGAGCCCGTCGACTGGGCGACGGTGCTCGATCAGCAGTACCTGCCCGAGGATGCCCGCACAGAATTCTGA